One segment of Balaenoptera ricei isolate mBalRic1 chromosome 8, mBalRic1.hap2, whole genome shotgun sequence DNA contains the following:
- the MOB2 gene encoding MOB kinase activator 2 isoform X1 has product MLGDHSGVPTDRALLSQPPKTGLSCKMVLQAVGKVLRKSKAKPNGKKPVAEEKKVYLEPEYTKSRITDFGFKELVVLPREIDLNEWLASNTTTFFHHVNLQYSTISEFCTGEACQTMAVCNTQYYWYDERGKKVKCTAPQYVDFVMSSVQKLVTDEDVFPTKYGREFPSSFESLVKKICKYLFHVLAHIYSSHFKETLALELHGHLNTLYVHFILFAREFNLLDPKETAVMDDLTEVLCGGGGGGGGGGRGGGDGAGGAAGAQNHVKER; this is encoded by the exons ATGCTGGGAGACCACAGCGGCGTCCCCACAGACCGGGCTCTGCTCAGCCAGCCCCCGAAGACCGGGCTCAGCTGCAAGATGGTGCTTCAAGCAGTCGGCAAAGTGCTCAG GAAGTCCAAAGCCAAGCCCAACGGGAAGAAGCCCGTCGCCGAGGAGAAGAAGGTGTACCTGGAGCCGGAGTACACCAAGTCCAGGATCACCGACTTCGGGTTCAAGGAGCTGGTGGTGCTGCCCCGGGAGATCGACCTCAATGAGTGGCTGGCCAGCAACA cCACGACGTTCTTCCACCACGTCAACCTCCAGTACAGCACCATCTCAGAGTTCTGCACGGGGGAGGCGTGCCAGACGATGGCCGTGTGCAACAC acagtactactggTATGATGAGCGGGGCAAGAAGGTGAAGTGCACGGCCCCCCAGTACGTCGACTTCGTCATGAGCTCCGTGCAGAAGCTGGTGACCGACGAGGACGTGTTCCCCACAAAATACG GCCGCGAGTTCCCCAGCTCCTTCGAGTCCCTGGTGAAGAAGATCTGCAAGTACCTGTTCCACGTGCTGGCGCACATCTACTCGTCGCACTTCAAGGAGACCCTGGCGCTCGAGCTGCACGGACACTTGAACACGCTATACGTGCACTTCATCCTCTTCGCCCGCGAGTTCAACCTGCTCGACCCCAAAGAGACGGCGGTCATGGACGACCTGACGGAGGTGCtgtgcggcggcggcggcggcggcggcggcgggggccgcGGGGGCGGGGACGGCGCGGGCGGGGCGGCGGGCGCACAGAACCACGTGAAGGAGAGGTGA
- the MOB2 gene encoding MOB kinase activator 2 isoform X3: MDWLMGKSKAKPNGKKPVAEEKKVYLEPEYTKSRITDFGFKELVVLPREIDLNEWLASNTTTFFHHVNLQYSTISEFCTGEACQTMAVCNTQYYWYDERGKKVKCTAPQYVDFVMSSVQKLVTDEDVFPTKYGREFPSSFESLVKKICKYLFHVLAHIYSSHFKETLALELHGHLNTLYVHFILFAREFNLLDPKETAVMDDLTEVLCGGGGGGGGGGRGGGDGAGGAAGAQNHVKER, from the exons GAAGTCCAAAGCCAAGCCCAACGGGAAGAAGCCCGTCGCCGAGGAGAAGAAGGTGTACCTGGAGCCGGAGTACACCAAGTCCAGGATCACCGACTTCGGGTTCAAGGAGCTGGTGGTGCTGCCCCGGGAGATCGACCTCAATGAGTGGCTGGCCAGCAACA cCACGACGTTCTTCCACCACGTCAACCTCCAGTACAGCACCATCTCAGAGTTCTGCACGGGGGAGGCGTGCCAGACGATGGCCGTGTGCAACAC acagtactactggTATGATGAGCGGGGCAAGAAGGTGAAGTGCACGGCCCCCCAGTACGTCGACTTCGTCATGAGCTCCGTGCAGAAGCTGGTGACCGACGAGGACGTGTTCCCCACAAAATACG GCCGCGAGTTCCCCAGCTCCTTCGAGTCCCTGGTGAAGAAGATCTGCAAGTACCTGTTCCACGTGCTGGCGCACATCTACTCGTCGCACTTCAAGGAGACCCTGGCGCTCGAGCTGCACGGACACTTGAACACGCTATACGTGCACTTCATCCTCTTCGCCCGCGAGTTCAACCTGCTCGACCCCAAAGAGACGGCGGTCATGGACGACCTGACGGAGGTGCtgtgcggcggcggcggcggcggcggcggcgggggccgcGGGGGCGGGGACGGCGCGGGCGGGGCGGCGGGCGCACAGAACCACGTGAAGGAGAGGTGA